A region of the Cupriavidus taiwanensis genome:
GACGCGCTACGTGAAATCCTCCATCTGACCGGCGCCAAGAAGGGCTGCGACCGCGGCCAGTGCGGCGCCTGCACGGTGCTGGTCGACGACCGCCGCATCAACGCCTGCCTGACGCTTGCGGTGATGCAGGAAGGCCGCCACATCACCACCATCGAAGGCCTGGCCAGCGGCGATACGCTGCACCCGATGCAGCAGGCCTTCGTCACCCACGACGCGCTGCAGTGCGGCTTCTGCACCCCCGGCCAGATCTGCTCGGCGGTGGGCATGCTGGCCGAGGCGCAGGCCGGCCATGCCAGCGCGGTCCGGCCGCTGGGCGCGCCGCCGCTGCCGCTCGGCGACGACGAGATCCGCGAGCGCATGAGCGGCAACCTGT
Encoded here:
- a CDS encoding 2Fe-2S iron-sulfur cluster-binding protein; the encoded protein is MSEDNVPAHCSTTAPPGAATRAVTLHVNGKPCTLQLEPRCTLLDALREILHLTGAKKGCDRGQCGACTVLVDDRRINACLTLAVMQEGRHITTIEGLASGDTLHPMQQAFVTHDALQCGFCTPGQICSAVGMLAEAQAGHASAVRPLGAPPLPLGDDEIRERMSGNLCRCGAYPNIVAAVRAACGKGGS